The Hippoglossus hippoglossus isolate fHipHip1 chromosome 2, fHipHip1.pri, whole genome shotgun sequence genome includes a region encoding these proteins:
- the slitrk6 gene encoding SLIT and NTRK-like protein 6: protein MLPCIIFIALFVTAVQSQDIHPSQASSAISESCDSLCSCEGKDGILHINCEQRNISKISQIKVPAGVPFHLNLYKNDLVELRAEEMEGLNNALSLHIGGNSIQELEPGVFSTLSSLKKLHINSNFLVTLKEDTFQGLVNLEFLQADTNFIQVIEPGAFNKLIRLKVLILNDNSIEFLPNNIFRFVPLTHLDLRGNKLQTLPYVGFLEHIGRIMELLLEDNDWVCDCDILHLKIWMENMRAQSAIGDVVCSTPHHLKGTILAKVKRDVLCPSHADINLEEPSKSLDMVVTPSSKVSPNPKLINAKDDAKAPTPSHFPGSPCVEHCSCHNHPVVGFLMHCQDRGIQKVSDIGILQQSPTKLVMTGNMIQKLLKYDFVTYDSLELLNLANNRIDYVDNETFLSLSSLKKLYLNGNRIEKLFSTMFVGLHNLEFLYLEYNLIKEIAPGTFNPLPNLKLLSLNNNLLSSLPAQIFRNVPLTKLNLRKNLLMHLPVSNVLDQLDALEQIYLEDNPWDCSCDLLSLKQWVEKLRKDTVVGSILCHTPKNAMQAELRSLRHEMLCPGLGTYYPGEESVTATLGPDSIGKGFFSPLTDTVPLSVLILSLLILALMVIFCSAGLVVFVVHRRRRRAKKKAAEEQPRENTNSSPIHLHYSMYGQKTTHHTLTQRTGSATLYEDRSHSPIVQICRNPTYCSQHKEHDADLDYSLDEPSGKHHVCRSIMEKENTSPLTGNPSSKFRPMTGECPAEFVTLGNPNSLYRNILEKEKELQQLGITEYLRKNMPQLQSAVDMHVPGHQEELKLMETIMYSRPRKVMLEQTKNEYFELKANLHSEPDYLEVLEHQTAFN, encoded by the coding sequence ATGCTGCCCTGTATTATTTTCATCGCCTTGTTTGTCACTGCGGTCCAATCCCAAGATATCCATCCCTCACAGGCATCATCCGCGATTAGCGAGTCTTGTGACTCCTTGTGCTCCTGCGAGGGGAAAGATGGCATCCTTCATATTAACTGCGAGCAGAGAAACATCAGCAAGATCTCCCAGATCAAAGTCCCGGCAGGTGTGCCCTTCCACCTGAACCTTTACAAAAATGACTTGGTTGAGCTGCGTGCAGAGGAAATGGAAGGGCTTAACAATGCCCTGTCGCTGCACATCGGGGGTAACAGCATACAAGAGCTGGAACCGGGGGTCTTTAGCACTCTTAGTTCGCTGAAGAAACTCCACATAAATAGCAATTTCCTCGTCACCTTGAAAGAGGACACTTTTCAAGGCCTGGTGAATTTGGAGTTCCTCCAGGCGGACACTAATTTCATCCAGGTCATCGAGCCGGGGGCCTTCAACAAACTGATCCGCCTCAAGGTCCTCATCCTGAACGATAATTCCATCGAGTTTTTACCCAACAACATTTTCCGGTTCGTGCCCCTCACACACCTGGACCTGCGTGGAAACAAGCTCCAGACACTGCCCTACGTCGGGTTCTTGGAGCACATCGGAAGGATAATGGAACTTCTCCTCGAGGACAATGACTGGgtctgtgactgtgacattttacatttgaaaatatggaTGGAGAACATGAGGGCCCAGTCAGCAATCGGGGACGTGGTCTGTAGCACGCCGCATCACCTTAAGGGAACCATTCTGGCAAAGGTGAAGCGGGACGTCTTGTGCCCGTCCCACGCGGATATCAACCTGGAGGAGCCGTCAAAGTCACTAGATATGGTTGTTACTCCCTCGTCCAAAGTGTCTCCGAATCCTAAGTTGATCAACGCCAAAGACGACGCCAAGGCACCGACACCCTCCCACTTTCCTGGCAGTCCCTGTGTGGAACACTGCTCCTGCCACAATCACCCCGTGGTTGGGTTTTTGATGCATTGTCAGGACAGAGGGATCCAAAAGGTGTCGGATATCGGAATACTTCAGCAGAGCCCCACAAAGCTGGTCATGACGGGAAACATGATCCAGAAACTCTTGAAATATGATTTTGTCACGTATGACAGTTTGGAATTGCTCAACCTGGCGAACAACAGAATTGATTACGTAGATAATGAAACTTTCCTCAGCCTGAGCAGTTTGAAAAAGCTCTACCTGAACGGCAACAGGATTGAAAAGCTGTTCTCCACAATGTTTGTGGGGCTGCACAACCTTGAATTCCTGTATCTGGAATACAACCTTATCAAAGAGATCGCTCCGGGCACATTTAATCCCCTGCCAAACCTGAAGCTCTTGTCATTAAATAACAATCTGCTCAGCTCTCTTCCGGCGCAGATATTTCGCAATGTGCCCCTCACCAAGTTAAACCTGAGGAAGAATCTACTTATGCACCTGCCAGTAAGCAACGTGCTTGATCAACTCGACGCACTCGAGCAGATTTATTTAGAGGACAACCCCTGGGACTGCAGCTGTGACTTGCTCAGCCTCAAACAATGGGTGGAGAAACTCAGAAAGGACACGGTGGTGGGTTCCATTTTGTGTCACACCCCAAAGAATGCGATGCAGGCTGAGCTGAGGAGCCTGCGTCATGAGATGCTGTGTCCTGGTTTAGGGACGTACTACCCAGGTGAGGAGAGTGTGACAGCCACGCTGGGGCCTGACAGCATTGGCAAGGGTTTTTTCAGCCCACTCACGGACACTGTCCCCCTCTCTGTGCTCATCTTGAGCCTTCTTATTCTTGCTCTCATGGTTATATTCTGCTCTGCCGGGCTGGTGGTGTTTGTGGTTCACCGGCGGCGGAGAAGGGCCAAGAAAAAAGCAGCGGAGGAGCAGCCAAGAGAAAACACCAACAGTAGTCCCATCCACTTACACTACAGCATGTATGGGCAGAAAACCACACACCACACTCTGACCCAGAGAACTGGGTCTGCAACTCTGTATGAGGACAGATCACACAGTCCCATTGTTCAGATCTGCCGCAACCCCACCTACTGCTCCCAGCACAAGGAACATGACGCAGATTTGGATTATAGCCTCGACGAGCCCAGCGGCAAGCATCACGTCTGCCGGAGCATCATGGAGAAAGAGAACACTTCTCCCCTGACGGGGAACCCCAGCTCAAAGTTCAGACCCATGACCGGAGAGTGCCCTGCAGAGTTTGTCACGCTCGGGAACCCCAACTCTCTGTACAGGAACATCCtcgagaaggagaaggagctgcagcagctcggaATAACCGAGTACCTTCGGAAAAACATGCCCCAGCTTCAGTCCGCCGTGGACATGCACGTCCCTGGGCACCAGGAGGAGTTAAAGCTAATGGAGACAATTATGTACTCGAGGCCGCGCAAGGTCATGCTCGAGCAAACTAAGAACGAGTACTTTGAACTTAAGGCTAACCTGCATTCTGAGCCAGACTACTTGGAGGTTCTGGAGCATCAAACTGCATTTAACTGA